From the Pyxidicoccus trucidator genome, one window contains:
- a CDS encoding DUF2378 family protein yields the protein MTSSEKLVFTQTVEALFVRALENRLTPACREHLRRAGLDLEQKLERTYTLEQWKEFLRIAAGHVYGGVPAEAAYYSLGERFMDAYFGTFFGRALLGVVRLAGPRRMLLRAAMGFRAGNNFSDVEIVERSPTSLEFRMNDVLADLPTFASGLLARAVELCGGWRVVAVPEEFDGTSATFHIRWSEVPVEAALSATEDGGASRPRA from the coding sequence ATGACTTCTTCCGAGAAGCTGGTTTTCACTCAAACGGTCGAAGCGCTCTTCGTGCGCGCTCTGGAGAACCGTCTCACCCCGGCGTGCCGCGAGCACCTGCGCCGGGCGGGGCTGGACCTGGAGCAGAAGCTGGAGCGGACCTACACCTTGGAGCAGTGGAAGGAGTTCCTCCGCATCGCCGCCGGCCACGTCTATGGCGGCGTCCCCGCGGAGGCGGCGTACTACTCGCTCGGCGAGCGCTTCATGGACGCCTACTTTGGGACGTTCTTCGGCCGGGCCCTGCTAGGCGTCGTCCGGCTGGCGGGGCCCCGTCGCATGCTGTTGCGCGCCGCCATGGGCTTCCGTGCCGGCAACAACTTCAGTGACGTCGAAATCGTCGAGCGGAGCCCCACGTCCCTGGAGTTCCGGATGAACGACGTGCTGGCGGACCTGCCCACCTTCGCCTCGGGGCTGCTGGCCCGGGCGGTGGAGCTCTGTGGTGGGTGGCGGGTGGTGGCGGTACCCGAGGAGTTCGACGGCACCTCGGCCACCTTCCACATCCGCTGGTCCGAGGTCCCCGTCGAGGCGGCCCTCAGCGCCACGGAAGACGGCGGCGCGTCCCGCCCGAGGGCGTAG
- a CDS encoding alpha/beta fold hydrolase has protein sequence MREALPLDDWGGTGPDLHLAHANGFPPGSYRKLIDVLTTRYRVLTLRSRALVPGSDPASLTSWTDLADELAHALQARGLTGLVGVGHSVGGVASLLASVKTPGLFRAVVALDPVLVTGRRLWLLRATALLRQRHRIPLARGARRRREAWGSREEVAASFQKKALFQRFDPESFQDYLTHGLVEAPGGGVRLAIPAAWEARVFETIPVDVWRTLRSVTVPTLVVRGRDSPTLTPEGLERVRRTIPGVRTEELPGTAHLFPLEQPEACGRRVLAFLESLDSRTPPAGV, from the coding sequence ATGCGCGAAGCCCTGCCACTGGACGACTGGGGCGGTACCGGCCCCGACCTGCACCTGGCCCACGCCAATGGCTTCCCTCCGGGCAGCTACCGCAAGCTCATCGACGTGCTGACGACGCGCTATCGCGTCCTCACGCTGCGCAGCCGTGCGCTCGTACCCGGCTCGGACCCGGCTTCGCTGACCAGCTGGACGGATTTGGCCGACGAGCTGGCCCATGCGCTCCAGGCGCGCGGCCTGACGGGCCTCGTGGGCGTGGGGCACAGCGTGGGCGGCGTGGCGTCGCTGCTCGCCTCCGTGAAGACGCCGGGACTGTTCCGGGCCGTGGTGGCGCTGGACCCCGTGCTCGTCACCGGCAGGCGCCTGTGGCTGCTCCGCGCCACCGCGCTGCTGCGCCAGCGGCACCGGATTCCCCTGGCCCGGGGCGCCCGGCGCCGCCGTGAGGCCTGGGGCTCCCGCGAGGAGGTGGCCGCGAGCTTCCAGAAGAAGGCCCTCTTCCAGCGCTTCGACCCCGAGTCCTTCCAGGACTACCTCACCCACGGGCTCGTCGAGGCCCCCGGCGGTGGCGTCCGGCTGGCCATCCCCGCGGCCTGGGAGGCGCGCGTCTTCGAGACGATTCCGGTGGATGTGTGGCGCACGCTGCGCTCGGTGACGGTGCCCACGCTGGTGGTGCGGGGCCGCGACTCGCCCACGCTCACCCCGGAGGGCCTGGAGCGCGTGCGCCGCACCATTCCCGGCGTCCGCACCGAGGAGCTGCCGGGCACCGCGCACCTGTTCCCGCTGGAGCAGCCGGAGGCGTGCGGACGGCGCGTGCTTGCTTTCCTGGAGTCGCTGGACTCGCGGACGCCCCCGGCGGGGGTGTGA
- a CDS encoding serine hydrolase domain-containing protein, with amino-acid sequence MVSVVLLLCLAGAVSGCDDNDDDEPTTLHADLQATLADVVARGVTPGVALAVTSKEGQTWLGVAGLGDVEQKLPMSAQHHFRAGSVLKSFVAAAVLQSVERRTLALDDTLAERLPASVTERIANAETITVAMLLSHRSGIPEWVTEETNMAIVSDPEHVWTLEEILGVVGAQAPTFPPGAQYGYSNTNYVLLGEILSAAEGRSWRELVRERVIQRAGLSQTFLPEPGDLGCPTPCARGYVPFDEELADLTVVDPSMAGASGGHALVTTVSDLATFWEQLRDGALFERAETLDAMFAFQSAPDPESRLIGYGLGVMQLASKGIIAIGHLGTTAGYQSFMLYVPKTGRYVTGFTNVMGDLAAVLEPILDRAARP; translated from the coding sequence GTGGTCTCTGTCGTCCTGCTCCTCTGTCTGGCTGGAGCGGTCAGCGGTTGCGACGACAACGACGACGACGAGCCCACGACGCTGCACGCTGACCTGCAGGCCACTCTCGCGGACGTCGTCGCCAGGGGCGTGACTCCCGGCGTCGCCCTGGCTGTCACCTCGAAGGAAGGCCAGACGTGGCTGGGAGTCGCCGGTCTCGGAGATGTCGAGCAGAAGCTGCCCATGTCCGCGCAGCACCACTTTCGCGCCGGCAGCGTCCTCAAGAGCTTCGTCGCCGCCGCCGTGCTGCAGTCCGTCGAGCGGCGCACGCTCGCGCTGGACGACACCCTCGCGGAGCGACTGCCGGCGAGTGTGACGGAGCGTATCGCGAACGCGGAGACCATCACCGTGGCCATGCTGCTCAGTCACCGCTCGGGCATTCCGGAGTGGGTCACCGAAGAGACGAACATGGCCATCGTGTCCGACCCGGAGCACGTCTGGACGCTCGAGGAGATTCTCGGCGTCGTCGGAGCGCAGGCGCCCACGTTCCCTCCCGGTGCGCAGTACGGCTACTCGAACACCAACTACGTGCTCCTCGGTGAAATCCTCTCAGCGGCGGAAGGCCGAAGCTGGCGAGAGCTCGTCCGCGAGCGGGTCATCCAGCGAGCCGGGCTCTCGCAGACGTTTCTGCCCGAGCCGGGAGACCTGGGCTGCCCGACGCCCTGCGCGCGTGGGTACGTCCCATTCGACGAGGAGCTGGCGGACCTCACCGTCGTCGACCCTTCGATGGCCGGGGCTTCCGGCGGTCACGCCCTGGTGACCACCGTCTCCGACCTCGCCACCTTCTGGGAACAGCTTCGCGACGGTGCACTCTTCGAGCGCGCGGAGACCCTGGACGCCATGTTCGCGTTCCAGTCGGCGCCTGACCCCGAGTCACGGCTGATTGGATACGGGCTCGGGGTGATGCAGCTCGCGTCCAAGGGAATCATCGCCATCGGGCATCTGGGGACCACGGCGGGATACCAGAGCTTCATGCTCTATGTGCCCAAGACGGGCCGCTACGTCACGGGGTTCACCAACGTGATGGGGGACCTGGCCGCGGTGCTCGAGCCCATCCTGGACCGCGCGGCGAGGCCCTGA
- a CDS encoding LysR family transcriptional regulator, translating into MSPIHARRARAPASTPKVSPPPPAPAGADLTGINLNLMVALDALLTEANVTRAAERVGVTQSAMSHSLRQLRELLGDALLIRGRGGMVRTPRAEQLAAPLHRGLLELRRALSNEPVFEPRTARRRFTLATGDYFAATLLPELLAVLDREAPHVDLVVRHLIPDQVTSLMESGDVDLCVAAFPDSSLSLRQQKLYTEDFVCVVREGHPAARTGLDLETYLRLPHVLISPRGEGAGAVDTALAKLGRSRRIALRLPYFLTAPLTVVRSDHVLTAPRRLVETFAGGWPLQVLPPPVALRAFDVLQIWHERFDADPAHRWLRGVVARAAGVTRDLPTRATRRVRGTQPS; encoded by the coding sequence ATGAGCCCCATTCATGCCCGTCGGGCCCGTGCGCCGGCCTCCACCCCGAAGGTCTCCCCTCCCCCGCCGGCTCCGGCCGGCGCGGACCTGACCGGCATCAACCTCAACCTCATGGTGGCGCTGGACGCCTTGCTGACGGAGGCCAACGTCACCCGGGCGGCCGAGCGGGTGGGCGTCACCCAGTCCGCCATGAGCCACTCACTGCGCCAGCTCCGCGAGCTGCTGGGGGATGCGCTGCTCATCCGAGGGCGGGGAGGCATGGTGCGCACGCCGCGCGCGGAGCAGCTCGCCGCGCCGCTGCACCGGGGGCTGCTGGAGCTGCGACGGGCGCTGAGCAACGAGCCCGTCTTCGAGCCGCGCACCGCCCGGCGCCGCTTCACCCTGGCCACCGGGGACTACTTCGCCGCCACGCTGCTGCCGGAATTGCTCGCGGTGCTGGACCGCGAGGCCCCCCACGTGGACCTCGTCGTCCGCCACCTCATCCCGGACCAGGTGACGTCCCTCATGGAGAGCGGCGACGTGGACCTCTGCGTGGCCGCCTTCCCGGACTCCTCCCTCTCCCTGCGGCAACAGAAGCTCTACACGGAGGACTTCGTCTGCGTGGTCCGCGAGGGCCACCCCGCCGCCCGGACGGGGCTGGACCTGGAGACCTACCTCCGGCTGCCCCACGTCCTCATCAGCCCCCGGGGCGAGGGGGCCGGGGCGGTGGACACCGCGCTGGCGAAGCTGGGGCGCTCGCGCCGCATCGCCCTGCGCCTGCCCTACTTCCTCACCGCGCCCCTCACGGTGGTCCGCTCGGACCATGTCCTCACCGCGCCCCGCCGGCTGGTGGAGACCTTCGCCGGGGGCTGGCCCCTCCAGGTCCTCCCGCCCCCCGTGGCGCTCCGCGCCTTCGACGTCCTTCAAATCTGGCACGAGCGGTTCGACGCCGACCCGGCCCACCGCTGGCTGCGGGGCGTGGTGGCCCGCGCCGCGGGAGTCACGCGCGACCTACCCACCAGGGCCACACGGCGGGTGCGCGGGACGCAACCTTCCTGA
- a CDS encoding M57 family metalloprotease, producing the protein MRKLSMALLVGVTLVGCGVDPEAENQEIVSNLIEAGFPAEDIMVADGAVYVGRDAHVTLEASREMLQAPAESAEQYRTTNLVGSSVTKICVNPTSTFNTFPLLSQGLDLAIANYNERGLRITFARGPTTGCTANITAQTMSGTGGSAGFPSGGLPYGIINIGTGLNSYSADVNEHVITHELGHAVGFRHSDYYNRSISCGAGGDEGDAGVGVIHIPGTPTTATVGGSIMNSCFRSTETGEWTSSDITALAYLYPSGAVASCSSYNFMSYRGQNGTQIQCSCAAGSAGTVWGTDLYTDDSNVCVAAVHAGAIPSTGGTVVVTIQPGQSSYTGTTRNGITTNSYGAWGGSFSVAGQTPPPSSCSSYNFISYRGQNGTQVRCSCPAVSGGAVWGTDVYTDDSTVCAAAVHAGAIPATGGTVTVTIQPGQGSYTGTTRNGITTYSYGAWAGSFTLSP; encoded by the coding sequence ATGCGTAAGCTTTCCATGGCGTTGTTGGTCGGTGTCACCCTCGTCGGCTGCGGTGTCGACCCGGAGGCCGAGAACCAGGAGATCGTCTCCAACCTGATTGAGGCCGGGTTTCCGGCCGAGGACATCATGGTCGCCGACGGTGCCGTATACGTGGGCCGCGACGCTCACGTGACGCTCGAGGCGTCCCGCGAGATGCTCCAGGCCCCAGCGGAGAGCGCCGAGCAGTACCGCACGACCAACCTCGTCGGCTCGAGCGTGACGAAGATCTGCGTCAACCCCACCTCCACGTTCAACACCTTCCCCCTCCTGAGCCAGGGGCTCGACCTGGCCATTGCCAACTACAATGAGCGGGGCCTCCGCATCACCTTCGCGCGCGGCCCGACCACCGGCTGCACCGCGAACATCACCGCGCAGACCATGTCCGGCACCGGCGGCTCCGCGGGCTTCCCCTCGGGAGGCCTGCCCTACGGAATCATCAACATCGGCACCGGCCTGAACAGCTACAGCGCGGACGTGAACGAGCACGTCATCACCCACGAGCTGGGCCACGCGGTCGGCTTCCGCCACTCGGACTACTACAATCGCAGCATCAGCTGCGGCGCCGGCGGCGACGAGGGAGATGCTGGCGTGGGCGTCATCCACATCCCCGGCACGCCGACCACGGCCACCGTGGGCGGCTCCATCATGAACTCCTGCTTCCGGTCGACGGAGACCGGCGAGTGGACCAGCTCCGACATCACCGCGCTGGCCTACCTCTACCCCAGCGGTGCGGTCGCGAGCTGCTCGAGCTACAACTTCATGTCCTACCGCGGGCAGAACGGGACGCAGATTCAGTGCAGCTGTGCGGCGGGGAGCGCGGGGACTGTGTGGGGGACGGACCTCTACACCGACGACTCGAATGTCTGCGTGGCGGCAGTGCACGCCGGTGCGATTCCCTCCACCGGAGGGACGGTGGTCGTCACCATCCAGCCAGGTCAGAGCAGCTACACGGGCACGACCCGCAACGGCATCACCACGAACTCCTACGGCGCCTGGGGCGGGAGCTTCTCCGTCGCCGGCCAGACGCCGCCTCCGAGCAGCTGCTCGAGCTACAACTTCATCTCCTACCGCGGGCAGAACGGGACGCAGGTCCGGTGCAGCTGTCCGGCGGTGAGCGGCGGGGCTGTGTGGGGTACGGACGTCTACACCGACGACTCGACTGTCTGCGCGGCCGCGGTGCATGCCGGTGCGATTCCCGCAACCGGCGGGACGGTGACCGTCACCATCCAGCCGGGACAGGGCAGCTACACGGGCACGACCCGCAACGGCATCACCACGTACTCCTACGGCGCCTGGGCGGGGAGCTTCACCCTCAGCCCGTAG
- a CDS encoding NmrA family NAD(P)-binding protein produces the protein MSIVINTPNGNIGRALALSLLSAGRSLTVISRSADKVADLVKRGAKLVEGSTDDAAVLDRALVGAEALFWLTPPATGPDFVSWAQETARTAAQAVKKHGVKRVVVLSSVGAQHGSGTGPVNALLAVEEAFKAVCADVTLLRPGFFMENFLRDVGTLAKTGSLFMPVPRTKAVPFVAVADIAAKAAEVLLDAGWKGHRYVGVHGPADVTYAELEAVFTQSLGRPVRYVQVTLEDARKGMAGAGMPAWLVDLYAELYGSIGEGRMDPAEPRSAQTTTPTSLAQWAREVLKPALEQAASAAA, from the coding sequence ATGAGCATCGTCATCAATACCCCCAACGGAAACATCGGCCGTGCCCTCGCGCTGAGCCTGTTGTCGGCGGGCCGCTCGCTCACCGTCATCAGCCGGAGCGCGGACAAGGTGGCCGACCTGGTGAAGCGTGGCGCGAAGCTGGTGGAGGGCTCCACCGATGACGCCGCGGTGCTGGACCGCGCGCTGGTGGGCGCGGAGGCCCTGTTCTGGCTGACGCCTCCGGCGACCGGGCCGGACTTCGTGTCCTGGGCGCAGGAGACGGCGCGCACCGCCGCGCAGGCGGTGAAGAAGCACGGCGTGAAGCGCGTGGTGGTGCTGTCCAGCGTGGGCGCGCAGCATGGCTCGGGCACCGGCCCGGTGAACGCCCTGCTGGCCGTGGAAGAGGCGTTCAAGGCCGTCTGCGCCGACGTCACCCTCCTCCGGCCGGGCTTCTTCATGGAGAACTTCCTGCGCGACGTGGGGACGCTGGCGAAGACGGGCTCGCTGTTCATGCCCGTGCCCCGCACCAAGGCCGTTCCCTTCGTCGCGGTGGCGGACATCGCCGCGAAGGCCGCCGAGGTGCTGCTGGATGCGGGCTGGAAGGGGCACCGCTACGTGGGCGTCCATGGCCCGGCCGATGTCACCTACGCGGAGCTGGAGGCCGTCTTCACGCAGTCCCTGGGCCGGCCCGTGCGCTACGTGCAGGTGACGCTGGAGGATGCGCGCAAGGGCATGGCCGGCGCGGGCATGCCGGCGTGGCTGGTGGACCTCTACGCGGAGCTGTACGGCAGCATCGGCGAGGGCCGCATGGACCCCGCCGAGCCGCGCTCCGCGCAGACCACCACGCCCACGTCCCTGGCGCAGTGGG
- a CDS encoding alkaline phosphatase family protein, with translation MSRLLVALLVLSALPAAARAPKLTLFISVDALGSELLLRNRPRLTGGLGKLLDTGAFYPYARYAYAEARTAPGHATLATGANPWRHGIVDNDVHDRATDQRVQAYMDPAYAVLDGVTVPTADASPGNLMAETLADRLRVSTQGRGKVVALSFKARAAIPLAGRQGQAWWFDEATGKMVTSTWYAKAVPAWMQALNARKLADAAFGKTWELLRPRAEYLGEDDRAAEPPKPYGIMGRTFPHALHGGLEKPGPASYRAFAVSPRSHDLLVQAAKAAMEGEGLGRDDVPDLLAVSFSNTDVVFHAFGPTSWEMQDTLLRLDQALGELITAAERAAGGRANLVIALSADHGGAEIPEAWVQAGVPAMRIHPVEVAKGLAQELREKFGVDVTVKLQTLDVYLGGKALESGQVDGVAVRRAAAAWLSKQPFTVTAVAKDDLDTAPDLAGLVAPLRRGYYPMRSGDVLFMSKPFHVMSDYPRGTNHGTPYAYDAQVPVVFAGRGVKPGLYPQEIDPVDVAPTLSALLEMGMPASAEGKPRAEALSGR, from the coding sequence GTGTCCCGTCTTCTCGTCGCCCTCCTCGTCCTGTCCGCCCTGCCCGCCGCGGCCAGGGCCCCGAAGCTCACCCTGTTCATCAGCGTGGACGCACTGGGCAGTGAATTGCTCCTGCGCAACCGTCCGCGCCTCACCGGCGGCCTGGGGAAGTTGCTCGACACGGGGGCGTTCTACCCCTACGCGCGCTACGCCTACGCGGAGGCCCGCACCGCACCGGGGCACGCCACTCTGGCCACCGGAGCGAATCCGTGGCGCCACGGCATCGTGGACAACGACGTCCATGACCGTGCCACGGACCAGCGCGTGCAGGCCTACATGGACCCGGCGTATGCCGTCCTGGACGGAGTCACCGTCCCGACGGCGGACGCCAGCCCCGGCAACCTGATGGCGGAGACGCTGGCGGACCGGCTGCGCGTGTCCACGCAGGGCCGGGGCAAGGTGGTGGCGCTGTCGTTCAAGGCGCGCGCGGCGATTCCGCTGGCCGGGCGACAGGGACAGGCGTGGTGGTTCGACGAGGCCACGGGGAAGATGGTGACGAGCACCTGGTACGCGAAGGCGGTGCCCGCGTGGATGCAGGCGCTCAACGCGCGGAAGCTGGCGGACGCGGCCTTTGGCAAGACGTGGGAGCTGCTGCGTCCGCGCGCCGAGTACCTGGGCGAGGACGACCGCGCCGCGGAGCCGCCGAAGCCCTACGGCATCATGGGCCGCACGTTCCCCCATGCGCTCCACGGTGGGCTCGAGAAGCCGGGGCCCGCGTCGTACCGGGCCTTCGCCGTGTCGCCGCGCTCACATGACCTGCTGGTGCAGGCGGCGAAGGCGGCGATGGAGGGCGAGGGCCTGGGCCGGGACGACGTGCCGGACCTGCTCGCGGTGAGCTTCAGCAACACGGACGTGGTGTTCCACGCGTTCGGGCCCACCTCATGGGAGATGCAGGACACGCTGCTGCGGTTGGACCAGGCGCTGGGCGAGCTCATCACCGCCGCCGAGCGTGCGGCGGGAGGCAGGGCGAACCTGGTCATCGCGCTGTCGGCGGACCATGGAGGCGCGGAGATTCCGGAGGCCTGGGTCCAGGCGGGCGTGCCCGCCATGCGCATCCACCCGGTGGAGGTGGCCAAGGGACTGGCCCAGGAGCTGCGTGAGAAGTTCGGCGTCGACGTGACAGTGAAGCTGCAGACGTTGGATGTGTACCTGGGCGGCAAGGCCCTGGAGTCGGGACAGGTGGATGGAGTGGCGGTGCGGCGCGCGGCGGCGGCGTGGCTGTCGAAGCAGCCCTTCACGGTGACGGCGGTGGCGAAGGACGACCTGGACACGGCCCCGGACCTCGCGGGGCTGGTGGCCCCGCTGCGGCGCGGCTACTACCCGATGCGGAGCGGGGACGTCCTCTTCATGTCGAAGCCCTTCCACGTGATGAGCGACTACCCGCGTGGGACGAACCACGGCACGCCTTACGCCTACGACGCGCAGGTGCCCGTGGTGTTCGCGGGCCGGGGTGTGAAGCCCGGCCTGTATCCCCAGGAGATAGACCCGGTGGACGTGGCGCCCACGCTGTCCGCGCTCCTGGAGATGGGAATGCCCGCCTCGGCCGAAGGCAAGCCACGCGCGGAGGCCCTCTCGGGACGGTGA